The following proteins are co-located in the Triticum aestivum cultivar Chinese Spring chromosome 1A, IWGSC CS RefSeq v2.1, whole genome shotgun sequence genome:
- the LOC123188734 gene encoding uncharacterized protein isoform X2 gives MNQAPLSAGPWRQNRARAVLPMTGGCFAFVDRLRCCCCSYGLPVTGPARVGAGWAPSSRPPRLLQHRLERSSSVLPSRLLEQGSQREGSRHMEHNWNAPP, from the exons ATGAACCAAGCACCACTCTCTGCTGGACCGTGGCGGCAGAATCGAGCACGG GCCGTCTTGCCAATGACCGGTGGCTGCTTCGCGTTCGTCGACAGATTGCGATGCTGCTGCTGCTCGTATGGGCTCCCGGTGACCGGGCCAGCACGCGTTGGGGCTGGCTGGGCTCCTAGCAGCCGGCCTCCCCGCCTCCTCCAACATCGCCTGGAGAGGAGCTCCTCTGTGCTTCCGAGCCGCCTCCTCGAGCAGGGCAGCCAGAG GGAAGGGAGTCGCCACATGGAACACAACTGGAACGCCCCGCCTTAG
- the LOC123188734 gene encoding uncharacterized protein isoform X1, whose amino-acid sequence MNQAPLSAGPWRQNRARVRAAVLPMTGGCFAFVDRLRCCCCSYGLPVTGPARVGAGWAPSSRPPRLLQHRLERSSSVLPSRLLEQGSQREGSRHMEHNWNAPP is encoded by the exons ATGAACCAAGCACCACTCTCTGCTGGACCGTGGCGGCAGAATCGAGCACGGGTGCGCGCG GCCGTCTTGCCAATGACCGGTGGCTGCTTCGCGTTCGTCGACAGATTGCGATGCTGCTGCTGCTCGTATGGGCTCCCGGTGACCGGGCCAGCACGCGTTGGGGCTGGCTGGGCTCCTAGCAGCCGGCCTCCCCGCCTCCTCCAACATCGCCTGGAGAGGAGCTCCTCTGTGCTTCCGAGCCGCCTCCTCGAGCAGGGCAGCCAGAG GGAAGGGAGTCGCCACATGGAACACAACTGGAACGCCCCGCCTTAG